The DNA window CAGATGAGAACCAAGTAGATTCGACAGATTGTTCTACATTTAACGATCTTGAAAACGGAGTTCGCTATTTCTGTGCTCGAGAAGGAGAAAGAACAGCGAGTTGTCGCAGTCAGGCTCAATGTTTAGCATCAGGAGACCCTTTCGGATTATATTACACTAAAGAAAGTTGTTATTCTACCACTGATGATCAAGGTGAACAAGTACCCACCTTCTGTTATTATGATTCATCGTCAAGTATTGTTAACAGCTGTCAAAGCTGCCTTAACATTGATAGTTGTTTTGAATACCAAAGTAAAGATGCATGTGTCCAAAATAACTGCCTTGGCACTCTTTGTAAATGGGTTGACGCTGCATCAAATACCCAACCGTTATTAGACTATGCTAACCTCAACATCCCAGGATTAGTCACTCCAGAAACCGGAGCAGGATACTGCGTAGAAGAAAATTATGACAAAGCAGACAAATGCTCGCTATGCGGACCAACTAACCCCTCCGCACTACAATCTTCAGTCTTATTTGAAAATTATTATTGCACCGCAGAAGTCTGCTCAGCATTAGGTCGTTGTTTTTCTAATTCAGCGCAAAGCGGCAATGCCCTCACCTCATGTGAAACCTGTGGAGAAAAACCAACCGACGCAGCAAATTGTTACACTTATCAATCTCCTCTTGAATGTACGGGAGGGCAAAACACTCAACGTGAAAATGGACCAAACCTTCTTCTCTCACAGGATCAATGTAAATGGAATCGCTGTACGTGGCTAGGCAATCAAGAAGACGGCCAATGTGTGAAAGATGGAGATGGAGATGGCATAGGAGACTGTGACGAACCAAACAGTGAAGATTTACGTGGAGGATTACGATCAGCATGCAAACGTGATATTACTCCCCCTATTACTATAGCAGAAAGTAACGATCAAAACACACCTTCCGTATCTCTTGCTGACCATAACTTTACTCTCACTATAACAGATAATGAAAATGCTGTTGGCTCGATCTACACTTGTATAAACCCATTACAAGAAAATCTTCCCGATACGTGCACTGCATTCGAAGAATTCCAAGAACATACTTTCACCAATCGCAAACTCGAACAAACTCAACAAATCGATATTTTTGAACATCTTGATCTTGAGAATCTTCCGCAAACACAAAATTTCAAACTACTCTTTTTCTCAAAAGACATCTACAAAAACCAAGAAAATGTGCAAGAACTCTTTTTCTTTATGGACATCAAGAAACCCCATTTCACACTTAAAACTCAAATTCAAACACCTTCCATCCAAGATGAAGAAAATCAAGTTAACCCTCAAAATAGAGCAGCAACTCCTCCGAAATCAACTCTAGTAGTTCATCTAGAAGATATTTCTGAACCAATTCAATGTAACTTTGAACTTGATCCCCTTCTTCCTCAAGGTGAATTGATCACTGCTTCAAAACCCCTTTTAGAAACTGGAATTGAAACGACATTTGAAAATCTTGACGCAATGAGATATAACCTAACCGCATCATGTTTAGATCAATATGAAAATCAATTTAACCAAAGTGAAGAATTTGTCCTTGATCGCGAAACGCGCATCGATATCATCTCCCCTCAAGGTCTATTTGCAACAAAACAACATACATTCGAAGCAAGAACGCAAGATCTTGCCGTCTGTCAACTTCATTTTGTCACCCTGTCCAATGGTATTCCTCAATACCAATACATCACTGATTTTACTGCATCGCCAGATGGAAAAAGCCATACTATTCCTGATCTTGATATCACACCTTATTATCCTGGACGCTACCATGAAAGTACAAACTTTGTAATCTCTTGTCAAGACCAATTAGCCGGAGAAGAATACCAAGATATTTTCTCATTTAGTATTGATCAAATTGCTCCCGTAGCAACTTTATTTATCGGTGAAGATGGAGAACAAGAAGAAATAGTTGCAAACAACTGGGAAAGAATTTATTTTGCCTCGGCAGACATACGCTTAACATGTGGCACGCAGGACCATGGATTTCCTTGCGCTAGTTTACACTACTGCATAGGACCAGAAAAAGATTTTTCCTGCCGAGGAGCTGACCCTACAACCTATCAAACATTCACAACCCCATTCAAAATACAAAACTCGTCCACTATTTGTTATTACGCTAAAGATCAACCTAACAATCTCCCATTAATAATTGAATGTGGAACTGCATCTATTGATGGATTTGGTATTACACTTGAAAATCCTCAACCCTATACCTATAAATCAGAAATTATAGGAGTAAGCTCCCAACCTGAATTTGAATGGCGTTTTAGCACCCGCCTACCAAGCACGAGTTGTCGTTTTGATTTTGTACCTGATTTTGAATATGAGGATATACCACCAGTTCGAATTTTACAAGCAGAAGGCGCATCGAAATATCGTCTTGATCGATTCCCCATTTCTGCTGGAACCGCAGCCTACCCACAAGAAGGGGGACAATATGATCTCTTTGTACAATGTGAAGACGATCACAACCGTATAAGCCCTCAAAAGAAAATGACTCTTGTCTATGACCCTTCCGCACCGCAAATTAAAGAAGCCATTGCCCTCCCTAACCCTATCTTTGAAGGAGCAAAAACAACATTTTTTGTGCGAACTGATGACCAAACTATTTGTAAATTTGATGATCGAGAAGGCATCACCACGTTTGAAACTATGCGCTATCTCTTTCCAGGAGCAGCGCGTAATGAAAAAGTACTTGATACTCACCACAATGTTTCCTACCCTATACGTTTTCAAGGATTAAGTACGACCATTCCTCTTACCACGATTTGTAAGAACGGCGCTGATGCTCTCTCAGAACCTCAAACAGTACCATTAATAATTGATTATGCACAACTAGGTAATATCTTGCGAATTTTTCCTTTTGGAGAATATTTTAATTTTAATACTATACTTGCCGAAGTTGAAACATCCAAGAATGCATTATGCGAATATCGTCAAGATGTTGAATATCTACCATTTAGTGTAACAGGCGGCAAACTACTCCATACTCTTCCATTAGAACGACTTCAAGATGGACACTACCAATATCCTATCCGTTGTACTATGGCAGGAAATCACGTTGTTGAAAACCTCATGAGTTTTACCATTGATCAAACTGCACCTACAATTACCAATATTAGTGACGGTAACATCACCTGTGGTCAAGCCGATATCGCAGTTCAAGTATATAGCCAAGAAGAAAATCTAACACAGTACACGTACGAAATCTATGATCTAGGTCAAACAATTATTCCTCCTACTCCCATAAATAATTCTAATAGTACAAACAATAATACCAACCAAACAGGGAATAGGGGGATTGGAATAAATAATTCTTCACGGGTTAATCCAACTCTCCCTGCCCCTACACATATCTTAGTCTCAAATCTTACCATCCCTGCTATAAATCCGTTTAATGTTCCCCTCTCCAACCTAACACCGTATCACAAATACAGCGTACGAGTACAAGCAACAGATGCAGCGCTAAATCGTGGACCACCTTTTGAAAGTAATGGTTTTACCATCACTCCCGCTGATTATTCAGTATGCGTAGATGACACAACACCCCCCGATATACAAGTAGCAGTAAATTCAACATTATGCCATGGTGCAACAGTAACTCTATTATGTCCTGGTGAGGATTGCCGAAACTTTACCTACGGAGTAAGTCCATCAAACAATTGTGTTGCCAATCTTTCTTATAATGGACAAAATGTTCTTTTCACGCAACCAGGATACATCTGTTATAGTGCTCAAGACTATGTAGGAAACAGCGTACGATCTTCACGCCAAATTAGCTTAATAGATAACGACGGAGATGGACGTATTGATACAACACAATGCGACCGTTGTAGTCAAACCCAAGCCGGAGCAATTGTTGACATGCAAGGGTGTAGTGATGAACAAGTAGATGAAGAACAAGCAAAAACAGACACGGATAGCGATCAGTTGCCTGATGCCTGGGAAAAACGTTTTAATTCGCAACTATGTCTTCTTAATGCAGAAGAACAAGATAGTGACGCTAACGGAATTTCAGATAACCTTGAGGATTACGATGACGATGGATATACCAATTATCAAGAGTTTGTTGCTCTAAGTGATCCCTGTATTGCCGACGTGATACCTCCTAATCCCCTTGAAGAAAACCCCGAAAAAGAGGAACCTTCAATTATAGATGATATCCTTCCTGAACCAACACAGACTGATTCATTACCTTTAGTATTCATGATAATTGGACTAGTCATGATGATAAGTTCTGCTGCATTCCTCATATATTTCTATAAAAAAGGCGGTGCCACTGGATCGGGAAAAGTAGAAAATATATCACGTAATGCCACCTCTACTTCATCAGGAGCGACAGCAGAAACTGGTCTCTTAGGTGGTCTTCGTTCAAAACTTCAAGAAATGCGATATCAAAGCTCACAACGTAGCAAAGAACGTCAACGTGCAGGAGTCTTTGATTCATTTTCCCAAAATTCAAAACAAATACCCCATATAGAAAAACTAGTAGGTAAAAGTGCTACACTTCCTGCATTACAGAAAGTTGCTCAAACCTATGTAGATCACAAAGACGAAATCAAACCAGGACTTCGCAAAGAAGAAAAAGATATCTTTAACAAAATCGAGCAAATTGCAAAGCAAACCAAAGAGAAAAATATCGGACAAGTAGTCAGCAAACAAGAAGCCAATGATCTATTTGGTAAATTGCAAAAACTAGCAAAAGAGAGAAAGAAATGATGATAAATATAAGAATCGACAAAAAAGCCATGGGTGTCGGACAAGTCTTTGTCTTTATCGTTGCCGCTATTACATTTGCATTAATTGCTATTTTTGGATTTAAAGCAATAGTAAGTTTCATGGATAGTGGTGAACAAGTTCAATTTGTCCAATTCAAAAACGATCTTGAAGGATCAATAAAAAAAATATATACCGAATACGGCTCAGTTCGTAAAGAAGATTTTAACCCAGGTTCAGAATTCACAAAAATCTGTTTTATTAATTTAGATTATGAAGGATATGATCAAGATCAATTAGATAGATTATGCGCAGAAAACCAAATTGCCTGCGATGCGTGGAAAACAGCGCAAGACGAAAAAGGAAGTAACACTGCCTATGACACTATTGATCAAAACGTCTTTCTCACCCCGCAAGTCTCAATTCCTATAAAAGTGCATCAGATTAGCTTACTTGACAAAGATGACCAACCCACTGGTTTTCTCTGTCAAACCATTACACGGGGCTCATTTTCGATCATTCTTGAAGGGAAAGGAGATCATACTGAAGTTTCACCCTATCTTCCACACGAGAATTAAATTAACGCTTGAAATTAAACTATAACTTACCAAAACCATCATGACACGCCACCGTAAAGGAGAAATTTCCATCACATTTAACTGGATTTATGTAGCAATTGCCGGCGCAGTAATTCTCCTTTTTTTCGCTGGACTCATTGTAAAATCAAAAGCTACTGCAGAACAGCAACTCAGTTTTGATGTCATTACCATTTTAGATTCCATTTTTACCGGAGCGCAAGCATCAGAAAATACCAAAACTCCTATTGATACCAGTGGTCTTACAGAATATACTCTTCAATTTGAGTGTGATGAACGCGTCACAACGTATTCCATAAAAGATACAATAGCCAAAGAAGATGCCGCGATTGCACCAATTTTCTCACCATATGAATTACAAACCCCTCGTTTAATTCTTTGGAGCTTGCCTTATAAGTTTCCATTCAAAGTAATTGACTTTTTATTTGTAACCTCTCCTAATACCAAATATTTTGTAATAGGCTCAACACCTTCTTCAATAGAATTCATCAACGAATTTGATAAAGCAACCAAAGACAGTGATCCGCGCAACCAAATTAACAAACAAATTCTGAGTGATCCTGCTGCCTATGCACTTGCCGATCCTCAAAATAATTATCAAGTAAGATTTATCGATCTAGATGGAAAAACAATACCCACAACGCCTCCT is part of the Candidatus Woesearchaeota archaeon genome and encodes:
- a CDS encoding carboxypeptidase regulatory-like domain-containing protein; translated protein: MNVKKRGMVVIVLAIFLALVSPLALAPEADALGCYIFPSDSGLFCQEDVTFATAQQDCLENAPEGCNDITTFFVEGQRCNQVPACEEILCNVDCEFQPLALCKVQASQATSNLPSPLQGEQVVDEIRQCGLGCCQIDNPRNANAPTCQMTSTKFSCDVTALQLWGDMSGARFQPGINEEECRAQCGNIAAPQPNEPVQEDQQAGTGVIHGVVRDANAPNAPLESATVFLQGPTSVSIQTDRQGEFSFANLPSGSYTLTATKINRRQAQQQITIVEGQQPDEITLQLEIELNRVVSGVTRKVNPDGTIMPFYGADIFINNIFRAKSLYPDGRFEIRLNPGEHILIARFQDYEYTSEPFIIENQPKVLNDVILTKTASECGVNGATPQKDVEIFNAQHVPGEKKVRLSWSKPCQEVIGYTLKRINPDQTVKAFEVLPATASIFIDDDSTLEWQTAYTYTIVANYPPPIHQSLNPRPTEITLGDKLCEDRYDTQTGWAQFCLANDPSSPENEREIRYTCTDENQVDSTDCSTFNDLENGVRYFCAREGERTASCRSQAQCLASGDPFGLYYTKESCYSTTDDQGEQVPTFCYYDSSSSIVNSCQSCLNIDSCFEYQSKDACVQNNCLGTLCKWVDAASNTQPLLDYANLNIPGLVTPETGAGYCVEENYDKADKCSLCGPTNPSALQSSVLFENYYCTAEVCSALGRCFSNSAQSGNALTSCETCGEKPTDAANCYTYQSPLECTGGQNTQRENGPNLLLSQDQCKWNRCTWLGNQEDGQCVKDGDGDGIGDCDEPNSEDLRGGLRSACKRDITPPITIAESNDQNTPSVSLADHNFTLTITDNENAVGSIYTCINPLQENLPDTCTAFEEFQEHTFTNRKLEQTQQIDIFEHLDLENLPQTQNFKLLFFSKDIYKNQENVQELFFFMDIKKPHFTLKTQIQTPSIQDEENQVNPQNRAATPPKSTLVVHLEDISEPIQCNFELDPLLPQGELITASKPLLETGIETTFENLDAMRYNLTASCLDQYENQFNQSEEFVLDRETRIDIISPQGLFATKQHTFEARTQDLAVCQLHFVTLSNGIPQYQYITDFTASPDGKSHTIPDLDITPYYPGRYHESTNFVISCQDQLAGEEYQDIFSFSIDQIAPVATLFIGEDGEQEEIVANNWERIYFASADIRLTCGTQDHGFPCASLHYCIGPEKDFSCRGADPTTYQTFTTPFKIQNSSTICYYAKDQPNNLPLIIECGTASIDGFGITLENPQPYTYKSEIIGVSSQPEFEWRFSTRLPSTSCRFDFVPDFEYEDIPPVRILQAEGASKYRLDRFPISAGTAAYPQEGGQYDLFVQCEDDHNRISPQKKMTLVYDPSAPQIKEAIALPNPIFEGAKTTFFVRTDDQTICKFDDREGITTFETMRYLFPGAARNEKVLDTHHNVSYPIRFQGLSTTIPLTTICKNGADALSEPQTVPLIIDYAQLGNILRIFPFGEYFNFNTILAEVETSKNALCEYRQDVEYLPFSVTGGKLLHTLPLERLQDGHYQYPIRCTMAGNHVVENLMSFTIDQTAPTITNISDGNITCGQADIAVQVYSQEENLTQYTYEIYDLGQTIIPPTPINNSNSTNNNTNQTGNRGIGINNSSRVNPTLPAPTHILVSNLTIPAINPFNVPLSNLTPYHKYSVRVQATDAALNRGPPFESNGFTITPADYSVCVDDTTPPDIQVAVNSTLCHGATVTLLCPGEDCRNFTYGVSPSNNCVANLSYNGQNVLFTQPGYICYSAQDYVGNSVRSSRQISLIDNDGDGRIDTTQCDRCSQTQAGAIVDMQGCSDEQVDEEQAKTDTDSDQLPDAWEKRFNSQLCLLNAEEQDSDANGISDNLEDYDDDGYTNYQEFVALSDPCIADVIPPNPLEENPEKEEPSIIDDILPEPTQTDSLPLVFMIIGLVMMISSAAFLIYFYKKGGATGSGKVENISRNATSTSSGATAETGLLGGLRSKLQEMRYQSSQRSKERQRAGVFDSFSQNSKQIPHIEKLVGKSATLPALQKVAQTYVDHKDEIKPGLRKEEKDIFNKIEQIAKQTKEKNIGQVVSKQEANDLFGKLQKLAKERKK